The following are from one region of the Biomphalaria glabrata chromosome 12, xgBioGlab47.1, whole genome shotgun sequence genome:
- the LOC106062384 gene encoding twinkle mtDNA helicase-like, whose translation MHPLQLTASLNTCLRYRCKSIGAKIFHRTFTKEAENGGNLPVSAPIIQQVLIDMKMPLEIGNAMIITQCPKIFRTAQAGNYNKVYINSISGHFVCEHCNKQGSWSDLQDNLTMIKTQKRKSTFECFKDLENVKPYLVDSSQAKDTWNSCVPFGDLEVEEATKVKEMFGLENLSVETLDRFGVRCDPKQQVVVFPSLVNNVITGVKKLTFHSNVDEASQNIRETYIPRSGPTSLFGLNTVDTSVTEVILTSSEIDAMTVYQETKKPAISLPRGFSSLPQEALPCLERFKVIVLWFGDDIRAWEMAKHFSKKLNSKRCHVIRPSLEEPGPVTAYAQGIKLTSVLNKARPISHDSIVNLSHLKQEILAQLMHTDHVAGVKWKRYPVLNKLLKGHRRGELTVFTGPTGSGKTTFISEYSLDLCMQGVNTLWGSFEINNVKLGKMMLTQFALKNLTKHLDMFDYYADQFMTLPMHFMTFHGQESLKKVLDTMSHAVYVHDIGHVILDNLQFMMGVSGSEWSDRFMKQDTMISAFRKFATNMNCHVTLVIHPRKEKDGDDLTTASVFGTAKATQEADNVLILQDKRLTSIRGKKYLQVTKNRHDGELGIMLLKFDKETLSFAMRPDKEKKKSEQDGGAEVEDGGEENKEEKKPDEEEL comes from the exons ATGCATCCATTGCAATTGACAGCATCGTTGAACACATGTCTTCGTTATCGCTGTAAGTCTATCGGTGCTAAGATTTTTCACCGCACTTTCACTAAGGAAGCAGAAAATGGTGGAAACTTGCCTGTATCTGCACCAATCATACAACAG GTTCTCATTGATATGAAAATGCCTCTGGAAATAGGCAATGCCATGATCATCACTCAGTGTCCAAAGATATTCAGAACCGCACAAGCAGGCAATTACAACAAAGTCTATATTAACTCTATATCAG GTCATTTTGTCTGTGAACACTGTAATAAGCAAGGGTCCTGGTCAGACCTTCAAGACAATCTCACAATGATTAAAACCCAGAAAAGAAA ATCTACCTTTGAGTGTTTCAAAGACCTGGAGAATGTCAAGCCATATCTAGTAGACAGTTCACAAGCCAAAGACACTTGGAACAGTTGTGTCCCTTTTGGTGACCTGGAAGTAGAAGAAGCTACAAAAGTCAAAGAAATGTTTGGGTTAGAG AATCTCAGTGTGGAAACGTTGGACAGATTTGGCGTGCGTTGTGACCCCAAGCAACAAGTTGTGGTGTTTCCCTCATTGGTCAACAATGTCATCACTGGGGTCAAGAAACTCACCTTTCACTCTAATGTGGATGAAGCATCACAAAATATACGTGAGACCTACATACCAAG GTCAGGTCCAACTAGTTTGTTTGGCCTCAATACAGTGGACACCAGTGTGACAGAGGTTATATTGACCAGCAGTGAGATTGATGCTATGACAGTGTACCAAGAGACTAAGAAGCCAGCAATATCATTGCCGAGAGGTTTCAGCTCGTTACCTCAAGAA GCTCTTCCTTGTCTGGAGAGATTCAAAGTGATAGTCTTGTGGTTTGGGGATGACATCAGAGCATGGGAAATGGCCAAGCATTTCTCCAAGAAACTCAACAGTAAACGATGTCATGTGATCAG ACCAAGTTTAGAAGAGCCAGGTCCAGTCACCGCTTATGCCCAAGGTATCAAGCTGACCAGTGTCCTAAACAAGGCTAGACCCATCAGTCATGATTCCATAGTGAACCTCTCGCACCTCAAGCAAGAAATTTTAGCACAACTGATGCACACAGATCATGTGGCAGGGGTTAAG TGGAAAAGATACCCGGTCCTAAATAAACTGTTGAAAGGCCACAGACGAGGGGAGCTCACTGTATTTACAGGTCCTACTGGCTCAGGGAAGACGACTTTTATCAGTGAATATTCTCTGGACCTCTGCATGCAAGGG gTGAACACTTTATGGGGAAGTTTTGAAATCAACAATGTCAAATTGGGTAAAATGATGTTGACCCAGTTTGCCtt gaaaaatttaacaaaacatCTGGACATGTTTGACTACTATGCTGACCAGTTCATGACGCTGCCCATGCACTTCATGACTTTTCATGGCCAGGAAAGTCTTAAGAAAGTTTTAGAT aCGATGTCTCATGCTGTTTATGTCCACGACATTGGTCATGTGATACTGGACAACTTACAGTTCATGATGGGTGTGTCCGGCTCGGAGTGGTCTGACCGCTTCATGAAGCAGGACACCATGATCTCCGCTTTCAGGAAGTTTGCCACCAACATGAACTGCCACGTCACCTTGGTGATTCATCCTCGTAAG GAGAAGGATGGAGATGATCTGACCACAGCCTCTGTGTTTGGAACTGCCAAGGCCACACAAGAGGCAGACAATGTTCTCATACTTCAAGACAAAAGACTTACTTCCATCAGGGGAAAGAAATATTTGCAG GTTACCAAGAATCGCCATGACGGAGAGCTTGGAATCATGCTTCTTAAGTTTGACAAAGAGACTCTGAGCTTCGCTATGCGACCtgataaagagaaaaagaaaagtgaacAAGATGGTGGAGCTGAGGTTGAAGATGGCGGCGAGGAGAACAAAGAGGAAAAGAAACCAGATGAGGAGGAGTTGTGA